In Eupeodes corollae chromosome 3, idEupCoro1.1, whole genome shotgun sequence, a single genomic region encodes these proteins:
- the LOC129949946 gene encoding transcription factor grauzone isoform X1, translating into MICRLCLKDILEVINIFDEIGIELNVVGILKKYFWFEPKIDDPISTAICNDCWLRVVNFHEYYLSVEEAHRLLAERFFVKASSPLLVNDVIDDENIEKDGENSSDLKDGDVNKHLQWDVQEVNFSYPLIEDEEKPEGSEFSPSDDIFIEELEDTKEDVKDVDIKPQTEELISTNQRCLSLRTRTISNVKLSPDTSSAQNKTRRKQEKKSPTERSLEKESKYNIRAKEYDELIAKHMKLACEICHVELIDFTSLRQHFWNSHGQKGYIVCCNKKLFKRVLLVDHINKHLDPEYFKCQSCNKVFADKQCLKNHMLIIHQADEEKPFQCESCSKRFIKQYLLEQHQVIHVPLEERKFPCDFCPKVFPSENTLNTHRKNTHLQENGRMCHICAKVIRGRAMFEKHQLEHNGVKQPEIQCEKCGSWLKNKHSLQKHLRRHNEEGKMYTCNICGKVAPNQSALRSHIRYVHASERTYACSVCDKSFKKPLNLKEHMTTHTGEVLYSCPHCPKTFNSNANMHSHRKKIHPREWEANRKHRKGKVAGISSTVQKTQTTDDEVMPEDENTES; encoded by the exons atgatttgtaGACTTTGTCTAAAAGATATTCTCGAAGTAATAAATATATTCGATGAAATTGGAATCGAACTCAATGTCGTCGGTATATTAAAGAAATACTTTTGGTTTGAG ccaaAAATTGATGATCCTATATCAACAGCAATATGCAACGATTGCTGGTTGAGAGTGGTGAACTTCCATGAATACTATTTATCAGTAGAAGAAGCTCATCGTCTTTTAGCCGAAAGATTTTTCGTCAAAGCTTCTTCGCCTTTATTGGTAAATGATGTTATAGATGATGAAAACATTGAAAAGGACGGTGAGAACTCCTCGGATTTGAAAGATGGTGATGTGAATAAGCATTTACAATGGGATGTGCAAGAAGTCAATTTCAGTTATCCGCTTATAGAAGATG AAGAAAAACCCGAAGGAAGTGAGTTTTCGCCAAGTGATGATATTTTCATTGAAGAACTTGAAGATACTAAAGAAGATGTAAAAG ATGTTGACATCAAACCACAAACGGAAGAACTTATTTCTACCAACCAACGTTGCTTGTCTCTTCGGACGAGAACCATAAGCAATGTTAAACTCTCACCTGATACATCATCTGCCCAAAATAAAACCCGAAGAAAGCaggaaaaaaaatcacccactgAAAGATCTCtagaaaaagaatcaaaatataatatacgTGCCAAAGAATATGACGAATTAATAGCCAAACACATGAAACTCGCTTGCGAGATATGTCATGTTGAGCTGATCGACTTCACTTCGTTGCGTCAGCATTTCTGGAACTCACACGGTCAGAAGGGTTATATTGTTTGCTGTAACAAAAAGCTCTTCAAACGTGTTTTACTTGTCGACCACATTAATAAGCATTTAGATCCTGAATACTTCAA atgtcaaagctgcaataaGGTCTTTGCTGATAAACAGTGCTTGAAAAATCACATGCTCATAATCCATCAGGCCGACGAAGAAAAACCGTTTCAGTGTGAGTCCTGTTCAAAGCGATTCATCAAGCAGTACCTGCTAGAGCAGCATCAAGTCATTCATGTGCCATTAGAGGAGCGAAAGTTTCCCTGCGATTTCTGTCCGAAAGT atttccaAGTGAAAACACTTTAAATACTCATCGTAAAAATACTCACCTGCAGGAAAACGGGCGAATGTGTCATATTTGCGCCAAAGTCATTCGTGGAAGAGCAATGTTTGAAAAGCATCAACTCGAACACAATGGTGTTAAACAACCCGAAATCCAATGTGAAAAATGTGGATCATGGTTGAAGAACAAACACAGCCTACAAAAGCATTTGCGTCGTCACAACGAAGAAGGCAAAATGTACACGTGTAATATTTGTGGCAAAGTTGCGCCCAATCAAAGTGCTCTACGAAGTCATATCCGTTACGTGCACGCATCAGAACGAACTTATGCGTGTAGTGTATGTGATAAGTCATTTAAAAAACCActcaatttaaaa gaaCACATGACAACGCACACGGGAGAAGTTCTATATTCCTGCCCACATTGTccgaaaactttcaattcaaatgCAAATATGCATTCTCATCGAAAGAAAATTCATCCTCGAGAATGGGAAGCAAATAGGAAACATCGTAAGGGCAAAGTCGCTGGTATTTCGTCAACAGTCCAAAAAACCCAAACCACAGACGACGAAGTTATGCCAGAAGATGAAAACACAGAAAGTTga
- the LOC129949946 gene encoding transcription factor grauzone isoform X2, with translation MICRLCLKDILEVINIFDEIGIELNVVGILKKYFWFEPKIDDPISTAICNDCWLRVVNFHEYYLSVEEAHRLLAERFFVKASSPLLVNDVIDDENIEKDGENSSDLKDGDVNKHLQWDVQEVNFSYPLIEDEKPEGSEFSPSDDIFIEELEDTKEDVKDVDIKPQTEELISTNQRCLSLRTRTISNVKLSPDTSSAQNKTRRKQEKKSPTERSLEKESKYNIRAKEYDELIAKHMKLACEICHVELIDFTSLRQHFWNSHGQKGYIVCCNKKLFKRVLLVDHINKHLDPEYFKCQSCNKVFADKQCLKNHMLIIHQADEEKPFQCESCSKRFIKQYLLEQHQVIHVPLEERKFPCDFCPKVFPSENTLNTHRKNTHLQENGRMCHICAKVIRGRAMFEKHQLEHNGVKQPEIQCEKCGSWLKNKHSLQKHLRRHNEEGKMYTCNICGKVAPNQSALRSHIRYVHASERTYACSVCDKSFKKPLNLKEHMTTHTGEVLYSCPHCPKTFNSNANMHSHRKKIHPREWEANRKHRKGKVAGISSTVQKTQTTDDEVMPEDENTES, from the exons atgatttgtaGACTTTGTCTAAAAGATATTCTCGAAGTAATAAATATATTCGATGAAATTGGAATCGAACTCAATGTCGTCGGTATATTAAAGAAATACTTTTGGTTTGAG ccaaAAATTGATGATCCTATATCAACAGCAATATGCAACGATTGCTGGTTGAGAGTGGTGAACTTCCATGAATACTATTTATCAGTAGAAGAAGCTCATCGTCTTTTAGCCGAAAGATTTTTCGTCAAAGCTTCTTCGCCTTTATTGGTAAATGATGTTATAGATGATGAAAACATTGAAAAGGACGGTGAGAACTCCTCGGATTTGAAAGATGGTGATGTGAATAAGCATTTACAATGGGATGTGCAAGAAGTCAATTTCAGTTATCCGCTTATAGAAGATG AAAAACCCGAAGGAAGTGAGTTTTCGCCAAGTGATGATATTTTCATTGAAGAACTTGAAGATACTAAAGAAGATGTAAAAG ATGTTGACATCAAACCACAAACGGAAGAACTTATTTCTACCAACCAACGTTGCTTGTCTCTTCGGACGAGAACCATAAGCAATGTTAAACTCTCACCTGATACATCATCTGCCCAAAATAAAACCCGAAGAAAGCaggaaaaaaaatcacccactgAAAGATCTCtagaaaaagaatcaaaatataatatacgTGCCAAAGAATATGACGAATTAATAGCCAAACACATGAAACTCGCTTGCGAGATATGTCATGTTGAGCTGATCGACTTCACTTCGTTGCGTCAGCATTTCTGGAACTCACACGGTCAGAAGGGTTATATTGTTTGCTGTAACAAAAAGCTCTTCAAACGTGTTTTACTTGTCGACCACATTAATAAGCATTTAGATCCTGAATACTTCAA atgtcaaagctgcaataaGGTCTTTGCTGATAAACAGTGCTTGAAAAATCACATGCTCATAATCCATCAGGCCGACGAAGAAAAACCGTTTCAGTGTGAGTCCTGTTCAAAGCGATTCATCAAGCAGTACCTGCTAGAGCAGCATCAAGTCATTCATGTGCCATTAGAGGAGCGAAAGTTTCCCTGCGATTTCTGTCCGAAAGT atttccaAGTGAAAACACTTTAAATACTCATCGTAAAAATACTCACCTGCAGGAAAACGGGCGAATGTGTCATATTTGCGCCAAAGTCATTCGTGGAAGAGCAATGTTTGAAAAGCATCAACTCGAACACAATGGTGTTAAACAACCCGAAATCCAATGTGAAAAATGTGGATCATGGTTGAAGAACAAACACAGCCTACAAAAGCATTTGCGTCGTCACAACGAAGAAGGCAAAATGTACACGTGTAATATTTGTGGCAAAGTTGCGCCCAATCAAAGTGCTCTACGAAGTCATATCCGTTACGTGCACGCATCAGAACGAACTTATGCGTGTAGTGTATGTGATAAGTCATTTAAAAAACCActcaatttaaaa gaaCACATGACAACGCACACGGGAGAAGTTCTATATTCCTGCCCACATTGTccgaaaactttcaattcaaatgCAAATATGCATTCTCATCGAAAGAAAATTCATCCTCGAGAATGGGAAGCAAATAGGAAACATCGTAAGGGCAAAGTCGCTGGTATTTCGTCAACAGTCCAAAAAACCCAAACCACAGACGACGAAGTTATGCCAGAAGATGAAAACACAGAAAGTTga